Proteins encoded together in one Onychomys torridus chromosome 1, mOncTor1.1, whole genome shotgun sequence window:
- the Nsmce3 gene encoding non-structural maintenance of chromosomes element 3 homolog, with translation MLQKPRGRGRPSTQVDREREWGGAGEEAPSTSRGTGGTSSASQGSRASLSAPAVGPRTQKQLELKVAELVQFLLIKDQKKIPIKRTDILKHVVGDYRDVYPNLLRLAAERLQYVFGYKLVELEPKSHTYILINMLEPVEEDAEVRGDQGTPTTGLLMIVLGLIFMKGNTITETEVWDFLRRLGVYPTKKHLIFGDPKKLITEDFVRQRYLEYRRIPHTDPVDYELQWGPRTNLETSKMKVLKFVAKVHNQDPKDWPTQYCEALADEENRARPAASGPTTSS, from the coding sequence ATGCTGCAGAAGCCGAGGGGCCGCGGCCGGCCCAGCACCCAGGTCGATAGAGAGCGGGAGTGGGGAGGCGCTGGCGAGGAGGCGCCCAGCACGTCCCGCGGCACGGGCGGCACGAGCAGCGCGTCCCAGGGCTCCCGCGCCTCCCTGTCGGCCCCCGCCGTGGGGCCGCGCACCCAGAAGCAGCTGGAGCTGAAGGTGGCCGAGCTGGTGCAGTTCTTGCTGATCAAGGACCAGAAGAAGATTCCCATCAAGCGCACCGACATCCTGAAGCACGTGGTGGGTGACTACCGGGACGTGTACCCCAACCTGCTGAGGCTGGCCGCCGAACGCCTGCAATACGTGTTCGGGTACAAGCTGGTGGAGCTGGAGCCCAAGAGCCACACCTACATTCTTATCAACATGCTGGAGCCGGTGGAGGAGGACGCGGAAGTGAGAGGCGATCAAGGCACACCCACCACGGGCCTGCTCATGATAGTCCTGGGGCTCATCTTCATGAAAGGCAACACCATCACCGAGACCGAGGTCTGGGACTTCCTGCGGCGGCTCGGGGTGTACCCTACTAAGAAGCATTTAATTTTCGGTGACCCAAAGAAACTCATAACTGAAGACTTTGTGCGGCAGCGCTACCTGGAGTACCGGAGGATACCCCACACCGATCCTGTGGACTATGAGTTACAGTGGGGCCCGCGAACCAACCTGGAAACCAGCAAGATGAAAGTTCTCAAGTTTGTGGCCAAAGTCCATAATCAGGACCCAAAAGACTGGCCAACACAATACTGCGAGGCCTTGGCGGATGAGGAGAACAGGGCCAGACCTGCAGCTAGTGGTCCAACCACTTCCTCTTGA